The window CTCACAAGTCCCTCTACTGTTGTCCACAGGCTCTTTCAGGATCACCCGGAGACCCTGGATCGCTTTGAAAAGTTCAAAGGCCTGAAGACCCCTGATCAGATGAAGGGTTCTGAAGATCTGAAGAAACATGGAGTTACCGTCCTTACCCAGCTGGGCAAAATCCTGAAGCAGAAGGGTAATCATGAGTCAGAGTTGAAGCCCCTGGCTCAAACTCATGCCACCAAGCACAAAATCCCTGTCAAATATCTGGAGGTATGAAAAAGGACAGGGAATCTTGGTGTCTGATGTGTAGTGCATGTCTGCAAGACAGCTACTGAGAGTTGCACTTTTATTTACTGATGGTTGGTTGGACTTTCGTGAGCTCTCCCTCAAGTCCAGGGTCTCTGTGTACAGGCAGGCGGAGGCACAGAAAAGGCTCATGGTATGTGAATGGTATGTGAATGTCCAAGTTTAGATTTCCCATTTGAAACACCACATGCAGCCTGAGCAACCCCTGACAGTAATAAACCAGCCCATGCAGCCTCTGCATGCCTGGGAAACTACATTACATAAGAACTGTCAGTGGCTGGACATGAGGGATGTCCAATTTTAGAGTAAGCCCTGGAGGATCCACTGGAGACCAAGACCCACAAAACTAAGTGTTGTACAAACACAGGGCATGAATTTTCAGCCTTAATGGATGAGGCAGACAAAGAGTGGGAAGGGCCATGGTCTACTCAAGGTCATGAAGCAGAGCAGTATCAGAGCTAGGAATAGAGCTCAGTTCTTCTGCCCAGCCCAGGCTCCTTGCGAGCTAGACCTCACTGTCTCTCCAGAGACTGCAGGAAGGGCTACTGAATTAGCTCGGAGATATTTCCAGGCTCTGCAACCTATTTCTTAGACtggcttttctgaaaataaacccTGACTGtcccttctgtttttctctctctctttccttcttcacaGTTCATTTCTGAAGTCATTATCAAGGTCATTGCCGAAAAACACTCTGCAGACTTTGGGGCTGATTCCCAGGCTGCGATGAAGAAGGCCCTGGAGCTGTTCCGAAATGATATGGCCAGCAAGTACAAGGAGTTCGGTTTCCAGGGTTAGCACATATGCACAGAGGGACACCACAATGGAGGCCTGGCCGTGCATCTTAGAGTAGCTTCCCCAGCACTGTTTTGGACATCTCACAACTGGCCATCCAAGATGTGTGGGAAAGCTTTGATGAGAGGCCAAGAGTCACTCCAGGCAGCGTAGAGGCACTCAGAGTGATATCCGTGATAAACCATTGTTTCCTGGCTTCATGTATACAACAGAAATAATCTGCtttcttaggaaaaataatgtaagGGGTTATCTGTGAGCTTCTGCCTATCCCtatcctctttttctttccccctccccaaaacccagTCTCATCCAAGAGGGGAATGACATGGCCAGAGATGAAAGGATGTGGAGGAACAAGGGGAGTGTTGAGGAGTGTGGTGAAGGACAGGGTGAAGGGATGACTCAAATGGTATGAAAGGGATGTCAAGGTGGGAAACAGAGGCACAGTGTCTTGTTCATCCCACTGGTGAGACTGTCACCAGGTTACTGTGGACAGCTTCCAGCACGGTATTACCTTGCTTTGTGGGGGTGAACGCAGCCAGTCAGTCTCCAGGGTCTGCCAGCTTGGAAACTTGCATTAGTTGCAAAACTCATGTTAGCAAAACTATAAAGAGCAGTACTCCCTGCTATCTGTAGGTTTCTGGCAGCCGCCGCTATGCATCCGAAGTCCTGTTGCACTGGGAAGTAAAGTAtgtgtttctcagaaaataaaaattcctgcaCCAGTGTTGTGTGTTCGCTCGTGGCTTTACAGGCACTCTAGTGAGAAGTGGGGGAGATGGAGAAAGCGGAAAGATGTTTTGCATATGCATCCAGCTGCACCTCATCCTGTGGAGTCAGTCCATGACTTGAGTGGCATGTGGCATCTGTCTGAGCTGGGGGACTTGAGGCCCTCAGATGTCACCATGGGGCCATGACCTGGTTATTGGACTTCACAACACAAAATGGCAGCCTAGACTCAGCCGAAGCTGAAAGTAATGCTCCCTGACTAAAGGCCATGGCCACTGCTGTGCAGGGGGGTATATGGTGAGGGAAGGCTCTTTGCTTATTTATAGGGAGGTAGCACGTGCAAGCTTCTGGTCCCGGCAGCAGCACAGTGCACTACTCCCTCCAGGCAGTGGAAAGCAGGCTGCTTAGTCCAGGAGGAAGCTTGCAATGGCGACATATCCTCTTAAGACCCAAGCTTCAGTCTCTGGcctgttttgcatttttgctgGAGTGTCTCTGCAGCGCATGCTGCATTGAGTTTACAGACATAAAAGCATGTCCTGTGGGGGAGCTTAAGGGACGGATACAGTGGCAAGCCGCCTCCCTCTGCCCATGGCTCTCTCCCCATCTTAGTACCACAGTGAGGTACAAGTGACCTAATTTTACCGAGGtgggggaaaggctgagggCCACATTGTGCCCAAGGCTGCCAAACGGTTAGTCAGAAATGGTTGGAGCCTGAAAAGGATTTTCGAGTGCAAAGTTTTGACCTGACACCCAGGTTCACAGCAGACTAGCTGACTCCTTGGGAACTGTGCAGTTTCTCTGGCTGGACCTAGTCAGAGGGGCACTGGGTTCCtcattccctcctcctcctccatccccatcaTCCAACTCAGGGCCTCAGCATTAGGGTGCTGCAGACTCTTCTGGCATACACACTCAAGCTCTCTCCCCACAGAAAGCAAGACGGATGAGCAGCTTGCTGTCTTTCTGTATATTTGCACAGGGTCGAGAGTATTCATGGCAGGGTCACATCTTGGCACAGCAGCAGGATGCTACAGAAGCAGGCAACTGGGTCCTGGCTAGGGGAAATGCGTGGAGTCAACATGATGCTCTTTTCTGGTATGGAGAAAGTAATGCGCCTTATCTCACAGAGATAGTGTGAGGGCaagcatgagaaagaaaaacaaggtgCTCAGTATTAGGAGCTATTAGCAGGGTCTGGTTCAAAGCGCTCCCTGCTACACTGCATGCAATGGAGACAAAGAAGGACTCACCAGCTCCCTTAAAAATCAATCCTGAACCAGTGTGATCTGCTGTGTCTTTGGTCAGGGCAAAGGCCACAAAACTTCAGTCtctgaaaggagaaggaatgaaTTCCTTCCCAGAACAGAGCATCTCTGATTTCTTGCTCTTTACAAATCCTCACTTTACCTCTGGGAGCTTGCTTGGGGTTTCAACCTTTCAGAGAGGGTCACAAAAGCATATGCTGTCACCTAGATGAAGTTACAGCCAGGTGGTCCCTGGCTTAAGCAACTTGCTTCGTCTGACTCCAGTCTAGTCTGTCTGGCTTTGCGGGGAGGGCAACCTATTTAATTAAGGTCTAGGATTGCCTGTCCGACACAATAAGATTTCCTGCCAGTGACAACAGACTCTTTAGGATTAAAAGCTCTGCTATGGCAGCTGCCTCCGTCAGTCTGAGTGAGACTGAAGTCATCTCTAGATATTTTTATGTAGGGCAATGAGATGGAAGAGGGAGAGTTTGCATGTATGTTGTACCCAGCTACCGGTTATTAGGTACCTGGAATAAATGTCAGTCCATTGGGAGCACCGGCCCTTTGCTCTCCCTGCCTTACCCCTCTGTGTCAGTGCACTAGGGACTATATTTAAACTTGCGCTGGTCAGATGTGGGGCCTAATGTAGGTTTTTGGTTGTGCCTATGGCCCATTTAAGATGTGCAAGCTGAGATGAACCAGCAAGTTCAGATACCAATACCAGTGGAGCTATCTCCAGCAGGCTGAGTGGGTTGGGATGCTTGTGGTGAAAAACAAATGTCTGCACCTTTGCTACTCTGGGTACTGAGTATGCCCTTGGCTGCAGTCCTGACATAGTGTAGCGATGTATGTAATTCTCACACAGTGAGTCTGTAAAGCTCCTGCAACAGCCCCTGCTTTAGGGACAGGGGAAGTTTCCTAGAGAAAAGGATATGGtagggaaaacatttttcagcccCATGCTATATTGATTCAGCATCTGTGTTGGAGTCACCCTTTCCACTGTGCTACTAGCACATGTAGCTTTTCTGGTTCATGTATGGGACAAAGTCCCTTAGTGGAGATAAACCGTATCAGCGTAAGCCCAGTAATTTTCCTGCCTCCTTTCCAGGAATAGATTTACATAAGGAGAATGGGTCCCAAGGGCTTGTACTCAGCCCCCCTCCACATTAGCACCATTTGGTGTCACATACACGTACCTGGTCACACGATGAGATGTGGATTGTGTGGCTGCCAGCCTCCTTGCTCCAGCACGTACACATTGACTACAGCCAGGTCAGGCTTATGGCTGTCCTATGCTTTCCATGCACTCCTGCAATTTCTTTTATGTTAATAAATGCTGTTTCTGACAGCAAATGCATTATACACCTGCATCCACCCTTAGGCTGAAAAATACCCTTGCTGCTTCACACTTGACACGCTATTCCTCTCCCACTGCTGTGGTTTCCATTGCCGTGCAGAGCTACCCACGGCACCAAGCCAGTGACCTCTCACGTTCTTTTGGGCTTTGGTGTCAGATGCTGGTGACACATCAGGATCTCAGACACAGGGAGCAGGACCTCTCTTCCCAGGCGCTGTGCAAATGAGACAGtcagccccagccagggtgCAACAATACTGCAGGCTGCGCTGCCCTTGTCTTTACTTCTCCCTGCTGATCCTGCCTGGCTCTGATACACCTGCCAACGTCAAGTGGCATCAAGGAGCAAGTGCTGGGGACCATACTATTAATCCTGTGATCTGTCTCTGGGTGACCCCAGTGGGAGAAAGGGATGGGGCTCCAGTGACTAATTATGTTAAATATTTAGCACATTAGCATGAAGCCTGTGGCATTCTTCATGTTTGCATCTCCCTGCAGGGCTAACGTGAGGAAAAGGCAGGGATGTTTCCAGTTCACATCATAGGCACTGAGCAGCTATGTCTGGTTTCTGGGTATTGAAGTTCAGACAGTGCCCATAGGATGTAATGTCTATATGGCACTGTAGTATAATAAGGAGACTCAGCTGTTCACCTATACCACATATTTTCAGGCAAGGATTATTTTTGTCATGATGTCTACATTTTCTGCCACCTGGCCAAAACCTGTCCTGTATGTTACGCcactgaggaaaagaaaccagTGGTGGACCCAGGCGTTTCTTTGATGTAGACTTACTTGCCcataacattttttccagaaggTGCGTGGCTTCAGAGCAtgtcctcctccttcctgcgCTCATTCCTCTCAGATTTGCTCAAGGCTGCACCCTTGCTTGTTCAGGCTCTGCAGGGCCTAACAATCAGagtctgtgctgcttctcagactgagcacacacacacatatggaTATCTGTACACAAGCACCAGGTTCACAACACACATCATTAGCAAAGCCCCTCTGTCCAAATCCTTCAGATTCCAGCATGCTTGTGTGCTGGTTCTTCATTTGAGAGGATGATACATACTGGTTCTCACATAGTGCTTAAATGAAGGATGGCTGTGAAACCAAGTTTTGCTAATGTCTAACCAGGCAAGAAGACACACTGTGCAAGGACATGGCACCTGGAGAGTACTGGTAAGTAGGGGGCTGTTAAATTTCATGAAAGTGTGCTGGCAGAGCCAAGGAAGCCACCTGGAACTACAGTAAGTGAGAAGAGAAATCCCAATCATCCTCTTTTATCCAACAGACTAGTAAATGAGCATTTATGAACATGAAAGAGTGACAACAATGCACCCTTCTTGACTAGCACATaaatccctccctcccctgtgATCGTAGGCACAACAAGCTCATCTCCCAGTCCTGTGACTTCTATAAAATCCTTATCCAAATGTCAGCAAAGGTGACCTTGTGGCTTTTTAAAGCAGTACTTTATAGTCACTTGGCTGCACTGTAGCAAAGTCCTTTTCCAGTTTGGCTTTCATCCCCTGTAAATATACAAACAGAACAGACTGCCTCCACCTTACCCTGCAGCCCTGTAGAGACCACCTGTGGTAAGCTATGTCAGAAAGAGGCAAGTCTGGGGCTCTGCTGGGTAAGGTAGGCTCTGGCACAGGGCATACCAGCATAGCTGGTAGCTGGGGGCACAAGATAATGTGTATTTGGGATGGGGAGGGTATTGCAgtctccatccctcccatcGTGTCCTGAGAAAAGCATCTCACGCTGAGAGAAACAGCGATTCAGCGGCCCTGAGCAGGCTGGCTGGTCACTTGGGTTATGCCCATGCAAGTGCAAATGCAAGTGCCGCGAGGTCAGTGGGGACAGCCTGGACGTGAGGCTCTTCCACTTCATTTAAGGCACTGGCTCAGATACATGTcatggggctgtggggctggttTACTGAACTTTCCCTGTTGCTGGTATGGCTACCCTGCAATTCAGCAGTAGACATGACCCCAAAACAGTTTTCCAGTTGACTACCTCAGGTATTAAAAATGAGTAGAACACGCATATCCTTATCTAGGACTTTGTGAATTTACCCCGGTTACAGGGCTGAGAAGGGGGCTGTAGCTATGCTGTTATTGGTATCCAAAAAGGCTACTTTAATACTGGCATGTATATCTTAGCTGCAGCATTATGTCTGGAGTAGAGCTTAAAGAAAATTATGCCCGTTTCCCGTATCACCTCTCCAAGGAAAGTTCGGTATGAACACAGCTGCTAGGTGCCTGATCTTATTTTAGATTGTCCTTAAAGCAGGTTCAAATGTTGCAGTGACAGAATTGCTTAGGATGGAAGATCTTCTGGATTATTAGCTCTTAATTCTCTATGTATCCATGCTTAACTTGTGGATCTCCTCGTTTCCCAGTGTGAATAAGTAATGGTGCTTTTATTCATTGAAGTTTTTCTATCTTCTGTCCCCCCCCAACATGTCTAtctgtttccttcctcaagCCAAATTCCAGCATCCAAACTCTCACCA of the Grus americana isolate bGruAme1 chromosome 1, bGruAme1.mat, whole genome shotgun sequence genome contains:
- the MB gene encoding myoglobin; translated protein: MGLSDQEWQQVLTIWGKVESDLPGHGHAILMRLFQDHPETLDRFEKFKGLKTPDQMKGSEDLKKHGVTVLTQLGKILKQKGNHESELKPLAQTHATKHKIPVKYLEFISEVIIKVIAEKHSADFGADSQAAMKKALELFRNDMASKYKEFGFQG